Sequence from the bacterium genome:
CAGATATCCCTGAATTCAACTTCGCAACCGGTGATCAACACTATCGCCAATAACGACATTACTGAACGTACCGGACAGATCATTCAGACTGGAGGAATTAACCTGGACAGTTTTCCTGACGGATTGTACATGATTAAAGCCCAGCTGAAGGATGGAACCGGAAAATTGCTGGCATATTCCCAGACCGGAGTCCATATCAAAAGAAAACCCTTGACAGAGGTCATCGGGGCTGGGGACAAATTAGATGAAGAGATACAGGCGTTGCAGAAGGAAGGCGGTGAGTATTATTATGAAATAGGCTATATCGCCACCTCGCGGGAAATAGAACAATTTAAAAAATTTGATGAAAACGGGAAAAATGAATTCCTGCGCAGGTTTTGGAAGTCCCGCGATACAAATCCGGCCACCCAGGAGAATGAAGCATTGCTGGAGCACGCCCGGCGGTATAAGGATGCCAACATTAAATTTGGAGAGAAGAACCGGGGTGGAATGAAGGGAAGCCAGACCGACCGGGGCCGGCTTTACATTAAATATGGAACTCCCAACGAGGTTGAAAGCAAGACCATGCAGGGGCAATACCGTCCGGTTGAGATCTGGCGTTATTACGATGGTAACAAATTCATTTTTGTTGACAAGTCAAGTTTTGGCAGGTTCCAACTTATGTACTCCAAATCCAAAAATGAGCGAACCGACCCCAATTGGATCAAATACATCAGCGCCGAAGTGATCCAAAATGAAGACCTGAAATAACCATCATACCCGCTGTTTCAATAAAAGCTCCCGTTAATGAACGGGGGCTTTTCCCATTGACTTATTCAGCCAAATTGGCTAAAATAATGGTTCACATACTTATAGAAGTTGATACTATGCAAAAAGTTATTGTCGGGCAAAGACCGTTGACCCTGGAAACTGTCGGGGCGGTGGCGTCACTGGAAACCCAGCTGACACTATCGGCATCAGCAATGTCCCGCCTGGTTTCCGGCCGCAGAGTGGTGGAACGGATAATCAAGGAAAACAGGACGGTCTACGGCATCACTACCGGGTTCGGGAAATTCGCCGAGGTCCGGATCTCGCTGGACGAGATCGACAGGCTCCAGGAGAATCTGATAAAAAGCCATGCCACCGGGGTGGGGCAGATGTTCCAGCCCTGCCAGGTCAAGGCGATCATGCTTTTGCAGGCTAATCAGCTCTGCCAGGGAGCTTCGGGCGTCCGTCCGGTGGTGGTCCGGCAGCTGCTGGGGCTTTTAAACAATGATATCATCCCCCTGGTCCCGCAGCAGGGTTCGGTGGGCGCCTCCGGCGACCTTTCGCCCCTGGCCCATATCGGGCTGGTGATGATCGGGCGGGGCCAGGCCTTTTATAAGGGAAAGATCGTCAACGGGGCCGATGCCCTGAAAATAACGGGGATGAAGCCTTTGATCCTGAAAGCCAAGGAAGGTTTGGCCATTACCAACGGAACGGAAGTGATGACTGCAGTAGGCATATTGAATCTGCTGGAGGCCGAAAAGCTCTGCAAAATATCCGATATCGCCGGAGCCATGTCTCTGGAGGCTTTGCGGGGCACGGACAAGGCCTTTGACCCCCGGATCCAGGCCTTACGGCCGCACAGCGGGCAGATGGATTCGGCCGAAAACCTCCGAATACTTCTTTCCGGCAGCCAGATCAGAAGGTCCCATAAGGACTGTCAGAAGGTTCAGGATTCCTATTCCCTGCGCTGCATGCCCCAGGTGCACGGCGCCACCAGGACCGCCCTGAAGCACATCCGGCAGGTGCTGGAGACGGAGTTGAACTCGGTCACCGACAACCCCCTGGTATTCGCAAAAGAGCACGATGTTCTCTCGGGCGGAAATTTCCACGGACAGCCGGTGGCCCTGGCCATGGATTACCTGGGCATCGCAGCGGCCGAGCTGGCCGACATCTCCGAACGGCGTTTGGCCCGGCTGCTGGACACCTCTCTTTCCGGACTGCCGGGGTTCCTGACCGAACACGGGGGCTTGAACTCCGGGCTGATGATCACCCAGAACACCGCCGCCTCGCTGGTCTCCGAGAACAAGGTGCTGGCCCATCCTTCGTCGGTCGACTCCATTCCCACCTCGGCCAACCAGGAGGACCACGTTTCCATGGGAACCTTCGGAGCCCGCAAGGCCGGCCAGATCTGCGGCAATGTCCGCTATGTGCTGGCCTGCGAACTGCTGGCCGCCGCCCAGGGGCTGGAGTTCCTGAAGCCGCTGAAACCGGGCAAAGGGGTGGACGCGGCCTGTCAGGTCATTCGCCATGGCGTCAAAGCGTTCAAGCAGGACCGGGAGTTCCATCTGGACATAGAAGCCATTAACGATATGATATTGGATGGAAATATATTGGATGCAGTGGAGAAGAGCATAGGAAAACTCAAATAACCTAACTCAACCCCCTGCCCCTTCTCTTGTAAGAGAAGGGGAGAGAGGGGATGAGTTTAAAAAATAGATTGTAGGAGAACAGTAACATGCCCATCATAATCAGCGGTTCCGGGTTGACCATCGAAAAAATAGTCAGGATCGCCCGCCATAACGAAAAAGTGGAGCTGGCCCCCGAGGCTTTGGAGCGGATCAAAAAATGCCGGGCCATGCTGGAGAAGAAGATCGAGGCCCATGAGATCATGTACGGTGTCAATACCGGCATCGGCGAATTCTCCGAGGTGGTGCTGAATGACGACCAGGTCAGGGATTTTCAGAAATACTTGATATACAACCATGCCGCCGGGATCGGCGACCCGGCCCCCATAGAATATGTGCGGGGAGCCATGGCCGGTCGGATCAACGTCCACGCCCACGGCAACTCCGGCATCCGCCCCGAGATCACTTTGACCCTGGTGGAGATGCTGAACAAGGGGGTCACCCCTTACGTCTGCCAAAAGGGTTCAGTTGGCGCCTGCGGCGACCTGGCTCCCATGTCCCAGATAGCCCTGCTTCTTTTGGGAGAAGGACAGGCCTATTACCAGGGACAGCTGTTGCCCGGCAAGGAGGCCATGGACCAGGCCGGGATCAAGATACCCGGACTGCAGGCCCGGGACGGACTGGGCACCATCAACGGCTCCAACGTGCTGACCGCCATGAGCGCCATCTTCCTTTACGACGCCAACCGCTGGCTTAAGCAGGCCGAGATAGCGGCCGCCATGTCGCTGGAGGCCCTGAAAGCCAATATGAAACCGTACATCGCAAAACTGCACGAGGCCCGCGGCTTCAAGGGCGCGGTGCGCAGCGCGGCGGCCATCCGCAAAATGGTGGCCGACGGCGACCTGAACGAGGGCCGAGTCAAGTGCAAGGTCCAGGACGCCTATTCCATGCGCTCCACCCCCCAGGTGATCGGCGCGGCTCACGATGCTTTGGCCTACGCCCGGTCCCAGGTGGAGATAGAATTGAACGGGGTGGGGGACAATCCCATCTTCTTCCCGGAGGAGAACCTCCAGCTTTCCGGGGCCAATTTCCAGGGCTCGCCGGTGGGCGTGCCGATGGATATGGCCGGATACTGCATCACCATGGTCAGCATTCTTTCCGAGCGCCGGATGAACCGGCTCAACAACCCGGCCCTCAGCGTGGGCCTGCCGGCATTTTTGACCAAAAGCGGAGGGATGTTCTCCGGCCTGATGCTCTCCCAGTACACCGCCGACACCCTGATAGTTGAACAGAAGATACTTTCCACCCCGGCCTCCATCCAGTCCATCCCGGCGGCGGCCGACCAGGAGGATTTTGTCTCCATGGGCATGAACACCGCCATCAAGAATTTCCAGATACTGGACAACGCCTATGGCATATTGGGCATCGAGATGATGGCCGCCGCCCAGGCTTTGGATCTGCGGGATTACAAGTTTGGCGCCGGCACCGCCAAGGCCAGGGAAGTTGTCCGCAAACACGTGGATTTCCTGGAGATCGACCGCCCGCTTTACAAGGACCACACCGCCATGAAGGAATTGGTCAGGTCCGGCCAGGTGTTGGAGGAAGTGGAGAAGGCCGTGGGAAGCCTGGAGTAGAACATAAAATCATAAATAAAAAATATAATATTAGAATGAATCTGATAATTGGCATACTGGTCTTCGGCTACCTGGTTTCCAGTTTGTTGTCCGGGCTTAACCTAGCACACCTGAGAGCCAGCATCAAGAAGGGCCTGCCGCCGGAGGTCTCGTTACTGTTTGATGGACCCAAAATATCACTGATCGCTGAGTATACTGCGGCCAAGACCAAACTGGGATACTGGAGCGAGTTTGTTTCGACCGCAGTGGTCATATTGATCTTCACTACGGGAATGGTTGCCAGGTTAACGCTATGGGCCGGTGCCCTTAAAATTACGCCGCTGCTTCAGGGCCTGGCGGCGATGCTAATTTTGATGATGATCGGCTACCTGTCAGGGATACCCGCCTCGCTCTATTCCGATTTTAAACTGGAAAAGAAATACGAGTTTTCCACCATCACCATCAAGACCTGGCTGGGAGATCAGGTAAAGAGTTTGCTGGTCTCGGGCGTTTTAATGGGCCTGCTGTTCTCGGGCTTTTATCTGTGCATCAACTGGCTGGGAACTTTGTGGTGGCTGGCGGCCTGGGGCCTGGTGGTGTCTTTTGCCTTCTTAATGATATTCCTGTCACCGGTGGTGCTGATGCCGCTATTCAACAAGTTCGTGCCGCTGGAAGACGAGGAGCTTAAGAACAAGATACTGGAAATGGCCAGGAAGGCCGATTTTCCCCTGGCCGGGGTCTATCAGATGGATGCTTCCAAACGCAGCACCCACGACAATGCCTTTTTCACCGGAATGGGGAAGACCCGGCGGATCGTGTTCTACGATACCATGGTCAAAAATTACAGCCACCAGGAACTGTTGTCGGTGATGGGTCACGAGATCGGGCACTGGAAGATGAAGCACATCTTCAAAATGATCGCCGCGGTGTCATTGCTCTCCGGGGCGCTGTTGTTCGCCGCCTCACGGATCCTGGCCCATCCCTGGATATATAACGCCATCGGCCTGGGCGGGCTGTTTGAACAAATGGGTTTCAACGGGCCGTTGATAGGCGTGGCCCTTTACGTGGTGTCGATCCTGTTTGAACCGCTGAATCTGCTGCTTTCGCCGTTGATGAACTGGCAGTCTCGCAAATATGAGTACCAATCGGATGCCTACGCATTACAGCTCAATCCTTCGGCGGCGGATATGAAGGGGGCGTTGATAAAACTCAGCCAGAAGAACCTGAGCAATCTTTTCCCGCACCCGCTGTATGTCATCTTTCACTATTCCCACCCGCCGCTGCTGGCCAGGCTGAAGACCATAGACGACCTTTCAAAATAACGTAAGGACACGGCATGCCGTGTCCCAACAATAGAATCATATATCGAGGACCAAACCCCATGCCCAATATAATCAAATCCCCCCACGGCACAAAGATCTCCTGCCAGGGCTGGCAGCAGGAAGCCGCCATGCGGATGCTGATGAACAAC
This genomic interval carries:
- a CDS encoding GWxTD domain-containing protein → MNIHLKIHRVPAMALVLFLALYSLAQSWPISSDGTIKFWVDGAAFAGDSGKTWQEIYWSLPVKDFVVKQNADQRTISYKTLIQFRDSSGKYFINEDWVSNLNVPTAQEIERRDLATIDLIVANNLKPGDYRLKFMVSDLNGGNIGTLEKEILVPFINREVITVSQIQVASDIYLDSLKNRFSKGKLQIKPHSSREFGGAYGNLYYYFEVYRPASDTTGGSRYVQISLNSTSQPVINTIANNDITERTGQIIQTGGINLDSFPDGLYMIKAQLKDGTGKLLAYSQTGVHIKRKPLTEVIGAGDKLDEEIQALQKEGGEYYYEIGYIATSREIEQFKKFDENGKNEFLRRFWKSRDTNPATQENEALLEHARRYKDANIKFGEKNRGGMKGSQTDRGRLYIKYGTPNEVESKTMQGQYRPVEIWRYYDGNKFIFVDKSSFGRFQLMYSKSKNERTDPNWIKYISAEVIQNEDLK
- the hutH gene encoding histidine ammonia-lyase, giving the protein MQKVIVGQRPLTLETVGAVASLETQLTLSASAMSRLVSGRRVVERIIKENRTVYGITTGFGKFAEVRISLDEIDRLQENLIKSHATGVGQMFQPCQVKAIMLLQANQLCQGASGVRPVVVRQLLGLLNNDIIPLVPQQGSVGASGDLSPLAHIGLVMIGRGQAFYKGKIVNGADALKITGMKPLILKAKEGLAITNGTEVMTAVGILNLLEAEKLCKISDIAGAMSLEALRGTDKAFDPRIQALRPHSGQMDSAENLRILLSGSQIRRSHKDCQKVQDSYSLRCMPQVHGATRTALKHIRQVLETELNSVTDNPLVFAKEHDVLSGGNFHGQPVALAMDYLGIAAAELADISERRLARLLDTSLSGLPGFLTEHGGLNSGLMITQNTAASLVSENKVLAHPSSVDSIPTSANQEDHVSMGTFGARKAGQICGNVRYVLACELLAAAQGLEFLKPLKPGKGVDAACQVIRHGVKAFKQDREFHLDIEAINDMILDGNILDAVEKSIGKLK
- a CDS encoding aromatic amino acid ammonia-lyase produces the protein MPIIISGSGLTIEKIVRIARHNEKVELAPEALERIKKCRAMLEKKIEAHEIMYGVNTGIGEFSEVVLNDDQVRDFQKYLIYNHAAGIGDPAPIEYVRGAMAGRINVHAHGNSGIRPEITLTLVEMLNKGVTPYVCQKGSVGACGDLAPMSQIALLLLGEGQAYYQGQLLPGKEAMDQAGIKIPGLQARDGLGTINGSNVLTAMSAIFLYDANRWLKQAEIAAAMSLEALKANMKPYIAKLHEARGFKGAVRSAAAIRKMVADGDLNEGRVKCKVQDAYSMRSTPQVIGAAHDALAYARSQVEIELNGVGDNPIFFPEENLQLSGANFQGSPVGVPMDMAGYCITMVSILSERRMNRLNNPALSVGLPAFLTKSGGMFSGLMLSQYTADTLIVEQKILSTPASIQSIPAAADQEDFVSMGMNTAIKNFQILDNAYGILGIEMMAAAQALDLRDYKFGAGTAKAREVVRKHVDFLEIDRPLYKDHTAMKELVRSGQVLEEVEKAVGSLE
- a CDS encoding M48 family metallopeptidase, with the protein product MNLIIGILVFGYLVSSLLSGLNLAHLRASIKKGLPPEVSLLFDGPKISLIAEYTAAKTKLGYWSEFVSTAVVILIFTTGMVARLTLWAGALKITPLLQGLAAMLILMMIGYLSGIPASLYSDFKLEKKYEFSTITIKTWLGDQVKSLLVSGVLMGLLFSGFYLCINWLGTLWWLAAWGLVVSFAFLMIFLSPVVLMPLFNKFVPLEDEELKNKILEMARKADFPLAGVYQMDASKRSTHDNAFFTGMGKTRRIVFYDTMVKNYSHQELLSVMGHEIGHWKMKHIFKMIAAVSLLSGALLFAASRILAHPWIYNAIGLGGLFEQMGFNGPLIGVALYVVSILFEPLNLLLSPLMNWQSRKYEYQSDAYALQLNPSAADMKGALIKLSQKNLSNLFPHPLYVIFHYSHPPLLARLKTIDDLSK